DNA from Fortiea contorta PCC 7126:
GGCTCATGGAGGTAGTATACAGGTGCAAAGCCAACTTGGTAAGGGTAGCACTTTCATCGTTCACTTACCCTTGACAGACGAAGCGAGCGATCGCGTCGTACTGAGGGATCTGGATTTGGGTTAGCGATCGCGTAAGCAACTGAGAATTGAATACTCTCCTAGAGGATATAGTAGAATGAACTCCTCTTTTCTATGCTCTGGGTGCATACATGATAATTAACACACTCAGTAGCGCCAAACAAGCTCCTAGCATATCGTAGTGATCTGGAGCTACCCCATCTACTTTCCAACCCCAAAGCATTGCCAGCACAATAAATACCCCTCCATAGGCAGCATACACTCTACCAAAGTTAGCAGGCTGGAGAGTAGCAAGCATACCGTATAAAGCTAACCCAATACCTCCGGCAATTCCCCACCAGAAAGGCTTTCCATCCTTTAACCATTGCCAGATAAGATAGCCACCGCCTATCTCAAACAAGCCAGCCCATATGAAGTTAAGTAAGGACTTTAGTATTTCTTTCACTCAAGAATATCCTATCTATTATAAAGATTCTTTACGAACTTCAAATTTTATTAGATTTGTGTTCTTGCAAAAGTATAAAAAAACACGGTAGTTATAAGTGGTAAAACAAGATTTTTACTTTTTAAATCTTGAGGAGATTAATATTCATGCCAGATTATTTCAAATTATGAGAGAATATGAAAAAATAAATTATGAAAAGAATATGAGAACATTTTATAGCAAAGTAAATGACTCCTCCAGAAAACAGACCTAGCTTACCAGAGGTTCACCGTAGTATTAGAGTCCCCAACAGCAACAGCTTTATTGCCAAAATGCTGGCTTATGCAGGGCCAGGGTTTTTGGTTTCAGTGGGATACATGAACCCTGGCAACTGGGCTACAGACATTGCTGGGGGGTCAAAGTTTGGATATACACTGTTAACAGTGATCTTGCTGTCCAATCT
Protein-coding regions in this window:
- a CDS encoding YnfA family protein, giving the protein MKEILKSLLNFIWAGLFEIGGGYLIWQWLKDGKPFWWGIAGGIGLALYGMLATLQPANFGRVYAAYGGVFIVLAMLWGWKVDGVAPDHYDMLGACLALLSVLIIMYAPRA
- a CDS encoding Nramp family divalent metal transporter; the protein is MTPPENRPSLPEVHRSIRVPNSNSFIAKMLAYAGPGFLVSVGYMNPGNWATDIAGGSKFGYTLLTVILLSNLMAILLQSLCVRLGVATGRDLAQACRDYFKPRVSFCLWILCEIAIA